Genomic window (Leishmania infantum JPCM5 genome chromosome 27):
CATTACCCTCGCGCCCACTTGCATGACCTGGCTGCTCGAGGCCGACAGGTTGCCCTCCTTTGTCTTCAACTTTTTGCTCGGGTTCGACATTATGAAGCTGTCCTTCAGTTTCTTCTGCGTGCCAGCTGGAGCAGACAGCTTTGTGACCTTCACTCTCTGCGAGCCTTGGGCTCTTGTGGAGGCCCTCTCATACATCTTCAGCATCTGCGTTTTTACAGAAATCACCTTTTCAGGTGGCAGTGACATAATAGCCGCCTTGATCTGTTCATCCAGCGCCGGTTGAGTAGCCATCACATTCTCGCCCGGCTTCTGTTCgagcgcctccatcgcctccatGCACGCGCGAATCTGCTGCAGTGGTTCCAACTCACGACTGAAATTGCGGTCATTCCAGTCCAGTTTGTCAAACTCGCACAGCTTCACAGTCTGGCCTGATCCCTTCAAGCGTGCTACCAAGTGACGAATAGCATCGCCGTTGGATGGACTGCTCGACATGGCGCGGTTCTTCACTgcgcgcatcgctgctgcgacaGCCTCTTCTGAGGGTAGCGACATTATCGCCTTCTTGATCTTGTTATCCAACACAGATGCGCCACTCATCGTGCCCTCAGCAGGCTTTTCCTTGGCTACTTCCTTCGCCTCCATGTACGCACGGATCGGCTTCAGCAAAGCGAGTACCATGTCAAAATCGCGATTGCTCCAGTCCACCTCCTCAAAggcacgcagcggcacttCCGTGTTGGGATCTTTCAGGCGCCGCACGAGGTTCGCAAttgcctccgccttctccatctctgcTTCCCCACCTCTGTGCAACCGAATCCTAGGTTTTGATGGTCTAATTGGACAACTCTTGATAGCCTTCACCTTAGCGGCGATAGCATTATCCGGTGGAAGAGACTGAACAGCCTCCTTGACCGCATGGTTGTGCTTCGTGTTTTCCATAATGGGATTGCTCGCCTTCTCCTCGAGGAGCGCCTTGATCTCCTTGAGTGGTCCAAGTTCCTCTTTGAAGTTCTCATCGCTGAAGTCGACGAAGTCAAACGCCTCCAATGAAACCTCATCCGAGGGGTTGCGCAAGCGCTTGATCAACGTGTAGATGAGCTGAGCATTCAACGGGGCTTCCTCTTCATCGGGAAGCGAGACGGACAACTCGGTATCCAATATCTCGTATGTAGATTGCTTTACCTTTCCAATATTGTGAGTCTTCTTCCGTCTCTCAAACGCGATCGGAAGAGCACCGGAATTCGTCGAGGAAGTACCATCCTCATCTTTGTGATGGCTACTTACGGAAGACTTCACCTCAACCCGATTCACGTCCTTGGCGCCAGGGCCGCATTGCCGGCGTGTTCGGCTACGCTCAAGAAAAACCTCAAGTGGTGCATCTGAGAAAGAAAGGCTTtcctgcctctcctccacctccagtGCACCCAATGGAACTTTCGAGTAAGCTGGTgcgccagcacggcgtcTGGGGTTGCTGCTGATGTACTCGAATGTCAACGGAACGTAATCTTCGCTATTGTCCGAGAGCAAGTCCGATGCCTCCGTCTCCTCGTAGGACGACGTCTCGTATTCATCATCACTGACTCGTCCCGCACGTCGAGAAGCACCGCCAGCCACGAAGTGCATCCGTAGAGCACTTTCATCACTCGAATCCGAAAGTGATGGGGACAAGGCTTTCCGGACACCACGCGCCGGTACAGCCCTTTCGGTGGatctcgctctctgctgcATGGAGGCCAATTTGTAGGAAGTACTATCCGAGAAAGAGTCTTCTTACTACTCCTTCAAGTGGGAAAAAGCAATAGCGCGAGAGTGCTGAGTAGTTACGGAAGCGAAGGAGCAGAGCAGATTGTGAAGCGGGAAGGAAAACAGACAGCATGCTGAGCAATCAATTTGAAAAAGCGAATAGCATTCAAGATGTTCTTTCCGCAAAAGCGTGAACATTTTTACAACATCGATCGACCCTTCGTTACTCGCTCTCCAAACATAGAGTCGGAAgagtggctgctgcttcgcagATATAacaggaaaagagagacgatGCTCATATTCCTGTGTATTGTCTGATGAAGAGGCTTACTCTCAGTGAGGCTACAAGCTATCCGGTGTGTTTCAACACGGAGACAGTGGTATCATTGCTTACCAGAGAACAagtagaaaaaaaaaagacacaAGAaagcgcctcctgctccacaTGAGGGCACACAAGAGAACGTCATGTCCAAAATAGGTGCTCACTATCGTCTCCTCACTGCCCACCTTGggcaacaaagaaaaagtgAGACGATATCTGAGTGCAGTACACCAACGCTGAAGAGCAGGGGCGAAAATTGCTTtcacgcgcacacggcacTTCTGCTTACCTCACTCGGAGAACGCTAATGGTGGCACAACAAGGACCTATTTCGACTAAAAAATCCTAAGAGAAATAATTGTGTACACGTCTCATGACACACGTCTTATGTACTGTTCCCCTTTGGAATCAAGATGCTAAGAACAGCTTTCACTCGATGATTCCACTACCGATTGGGCAAGAGAATATAGCGCTGGTTTAACAAAAACAGTTTGCCTCCACCACTTACTTGGCCATGGGGTTTTGTGCAATGTACTCGACGGCGTCGGGAATGGACTGGATTTTCTCCGCATCGTGATCCGGGATGTCTAGAATAAATTCTTGTTCGATCGCAAACACAACCTCCACTACATCGAGAGAGTTCAAACCCAGATCCTTCACAAAGTGTGACTCAGGGGTCACCTTGGAGGCATCGACCTTCTCAAAGTTCTTTACTACCTCCAAAACACGGGTGAGGACGTCGTTCTTGTCAAGCAGGTACTGACCACTGCGGGAAGACGGTTCATCGTGGTGGCTGCCGGAGTACGCTCGCAGCGAGCACATGAAAGAAGGGATGACGCGAGCATGAGATCCTGAAGGGACACGGACAGCACTTCGCATCTGCGAGGACCTagccacagcagcgactAAGGTAAACGCTGAGCGATTGCCCAGACGACGAATAACTGGGCGCTGCATTCTCTCTGCTCTGCTGAGTTTGGGGTTTATGCTCGtttcttccttcttttcctctgTGAAAAAGGGAGATGTTTAGAGCAGTCGACAGGTGTGCTCGGCtcttgaaaaaaaaaacacaaacagcaaaaaaaagtgTCTAGTCGTTGGCAGAGCAGTGTTTTAACCAAGGGCAGAGGCGAAGTAAGCGGAAGGAAAGTGAAGAATGGAAAGTGAAGATGAAGAGATCAAGAGCAAGCTTGGCGGGAATCCGAAACAGGTGCATTGGATTCACTATTCCACAGCATTGCCATGAGAAATGCCTCAGAGTCCCTTACAGCAGCTACTGGGAAACAGTGCCAGACCGCGAGGAGGGTTCAACAGTACAAGCTCTGGAGAAAGAAGCTGAGGAACGCATGCTATTTCTGCTTTGGAAAATGCGACTCAAACCAAGCGCAAGAGATATACTCGCGAAACAGAGCATCAAAAGAACAGTGATGGAACTGAGCCTAAGGAGGCACGCGGCGAACGAATA
Coding sequences:
- the ACP gene encoding putative acyl carrier protein: MQRPVIRRLGNRSAFTLVAAVARSSQMRSAVRVPSGSHARVIPSFMCSLRAYSGSHHDEPSSRSGQYLLDKNDVLTRVLEVVKNFEKVDASKVTPESHFVKDLGLNSLDVVEVVFAIEQEFILDIPDHDAEKIQSIPDAVEYIAQNPMAK